From Trichoderma atroviride chromosome 1, complete sequence, one genomic window encodes:
- a CDS encoding uncharacterized protein (EggNog:ENOG41~MEROPS:MER0014006) → MMSTSPTSPLELLLRSSPLDFDTGSSDLWVFSSETPSSSARGHTIYTPSKSSTSKKVSGASWSITYGDNSSSSGDVYTDTVTIGGFSVTGQAVESATKVSTQFVQDTSNSGLVGLALDSGNTVKPTKQKTWFSNASSHLAQPVFTADLNHQADGSYNFGFIDTTLASGPITYVPISTGNGFWEFTSASYAIGGGSSKKHSTDGIADTGTTLLLLDDTIVDAYYNQVESAQYDDSQEGYTFDCSEDLPSFSFAVGSSTITVPGSLINFAPVDGNTCFGGLQSDDGIGISIFGDVAIKAALVVFDLGNKRLGWAQK, encoded by the exons ATGATGAGTACATCACCAACGTCTCCATTGGAACTCCTGCTCAGGTCCTCCCCCCTGGACTTTGACACTGGCTCTTCCGATCTCTGGGTCTTCAGCTCCGAGACTCCCTCGTCTTCTGCCCGCGGCCACACCATCTACACCCCCTCCAAGTCTTCCACTTCCAAGAAGGTCTCTGGAGCCTCTTGGTCCATCACCTATGGCGAcaacagcagctccagcggtgACGTTTACACCGACACCGTCACCATCGGAGGCTTCTCCGTCACTGGCCAGGCTGTCGAGTCTGCCACCAAGGTCTCAACCCAGTTTGTCCAGGATACCTCCAACTCTGGCCTCGTTggtcttgcccttgacaGCGGCAACACCGTCAAGCCCACCAAGCAGAAGACCTGGTTCTCCAACGCCTCTTCTCACCTGGCTCAGCCCGTCTTCACTGCTGACCTGAACCACCAAGCCG ACGGCAGCTACAACTTTGGTTTCATTGACACCACCCTCGCCTCTGGCCCCATTACCTACGTTCCCATCAGCACCGGCAACGGCTTCTGGGAGTTCACCTCTGCAAGCTACGCCATCGGCGGTGGCTCATCCAAGAAGCACTCCACTGACGGTATTGCTGACACCGGCACCACcctgctcctcctcgacgACACTATCGTCGATGCCTACTACAACCAGGTCGAGTCTGCTCAGTACGACGACTCACAGGAAGGTTACACCTTTGACTGCTCTGAGGACCTTCCCTCATTCTCCTTCGCTGTTGGAAGCTCCACCATCACCGTCCCCGGTAGCTTGATCAACTTTGCTCCCGTCGATGGCAACACTTGCTTCGGTGGTCTCCAGAGCGATGACGGCAttggcatcagcatcttcgGTGATGttgccatcaaggctgccCTGGTTGTCTTTGACCTTGGCAACAAGCGCCTGGGCTGGGCTCAGAAATAA
- a CDS encoding uncharacterized protein (TransMembrane:1 (i86-105o)): MQWPAARLKTCSERTKLFQFHITVPRPAVPHKIFLPPKWSVATATSQDSADPNEWDVVFFFDMPRQVALAGKSLGASATMETAISIVWRAISIVWGAFSIIWRVFQ; encoded by the coding sequence ATGCAATGGCCTGCAGCGAGACTCAAGACATGCTCAGAGAGGACCAAACTGTTTCAATTCCATATCACGGTGCCGCGTCCTGCAGTGCCGCATAAAATTTTCCTTCCTCCGAAATGGTCTGTTGCGACTGCCACAAGTCAGGACAGTGCAGACCCAAATGAATGGGATGTCGTGTTTTTCTTTGACATGCCGCGTCAAGTTGCTCTTGCTGGCAAAAGTCTCGGGGCAAGTGCCACAATGGAGACGGCGATTTCCATTGTCTGGAGAGCGATTTCCATTGTCTGGGGAGCCTTCTCCATTATCTGGAGAGTGTTTCAATAA
- a CDS encoding uncharacterized protein (EggNog:ENOG41), which yields MLGAGGYNDVWEILRVDSGVCVEKVNGRNLQNKPTFTHDSALVVIKDGAAEIWHPDGRQSVQDLSGLGSQPYQVCAACFSADFTLAAGILDDGSLRIWKMNTGECMREVKSAVPYNSYDPTTLCFSSDASRIAYASDKETELFVWQVGLNLPAQKFGSRGNVCCFALSNTKVAAVISSKDVEIRIWSLETGRESKRLHGVRAQILVFSFDSTLLATFSTESVILESRYSQEPNTILIWNADTGACLQSINVGLQVTHLFFELNNNSGLRTNLGRIKFGDSTALGEDATGVNQSQLWSYDKLGYRNDDQGVDASWITFNGENLLWLPAKYRGRRQIVRAVSESVVAIAHVSSGQLVIIGFDTEKIPRWYHNTHKYFISQRTLIETL from the coding sequence ATGCTGGGAGCAGGCGGATACAACGACGTCTGGGAGATTTTGCGTGTTGATTCAGGCGTTTGTGTTGAAAAAGTCAACGGGCGCAACCTGCAAAACAAGCCTACCTTCACACATGACTCAGCCTTGGTAGTGATCAAAGACGGCGCGGCTGAGATTTGGCATCCTGATGGACGCCAATCCGTACAGGACCTGAGTGGGCTAGGTTCACAACCATATCAAGTTTGTGCAGCCTGTTTCTCAGCAGACTTTACGCTGGCTGCAGGCATCCTTGATGACGGATCTCTGCGGATTTGGAAAATGAATACAGGTGAATGTATGCGAGAAGTCAAATCCGCTGTGCCCTATAACTCCTACGATCCAACGACCCTATGCTTTTCCTCAGACGCATCTCGAATAGCATATGCCTCGGACAAGGAAACAGAGCTTTTTGTTTGGCAAGTTGGATTGAACTTACCGGCCCAAAAGTTTGGGTCACGGGGAAATGTTTGCTGTTTTGCCTTGTCTAACACGAAAGTTGCTGCGGTTATAAGTTCTAAAGACGTGGAAATTAGGATATGGAGTCTTGAAACAGGTCGCGAGTCGAAGCGATTGCATGGCGTTAGAGCTCAGATACTTGTTTTTTCATTCGACTCGACGCTCCTAGCAACTTTTTCAACCGAATCGGTGATCCTAGAATCAAGATATTCACAAGAGCCAAATACAATCCTGATCTGGAATGCCGACACTGGTGCTTGTCTGCAGAGCATTAATGTTGGGCTGCAGGTTACACACCTATTCTTTGAACTTAATAACAATTCGGGATTGCGAACCAATCTTGGTCGAATCAAGTTCGGAGACTCTACAGCATTAGGTGAAGATGCAACTGGTGTTAACCAGTCCCAGCTATGGTCCTATGATAAGCTTGGTTATCGCAACGATGATCAAGGTGTTGATGCTTCTTGGATCACATTCAATGGAGAGAATTTACTATGGCTACCGGCAAAATATCGAGGGAGGAGGCAGATAGTGCGCGCTGTCTCAGAATCTGTGGTTGCAATTGCACATGTATCTTCTGGACAGCTTGTCATCATTGGATTTGACACTGAAAAGATCCCTAGATGGTACCACAATACGCATAAATACTTCATTTCACAGCGGACATTGATAGAAACCCTGTAg
- a CDS encoding uncharacterized protein (EggNog:ENOG41): MANEEKQKPRVAVLGKVHYLSDEYIENVKAELNLYFLESSNRQQLIEELPRVISQSGPFEGLICLSESHNFIPVDEELLSAMVPHCRVIASLWAGYNEFDVSWMTSQGIWFCNTVDAVAEATADMTIWFILSVVRNTSVAERHVRAGGWYGGSMSTRDPTGMTLGIVGMGSIGKYLAKKAKVFNMKIKYYNRKRLSKEVEEAYQVEYCSSLEDLLSQADVVSIHCPLSEATRNLISHEQFKLMKDGAFLINTARGPIVDEEALIAALESGKVARAGLDVFSDEPNVREYFRTSDKVVLQPHMGGATEEALWRAERESFENVLRWRREGKPVSPVNEV, translated from the exons ATGGCaaatgaggagaagcagaagcccCGTGTGGCGGTTCTGGGAAAAGTGCATTATCTCAGCGATGAGTACATTGAGAATGTAAAAGCCGAGTTAAATCTTTAT TTCCTTGAATCTTCCAATCGGCAGCAACTCATCGAGGAGCTCCCCCGCGTCATCTCCCAATCCGGCCCCTTTGAAGGGCTCATCTGCCTCTCTGAGTCGCACAACTTCATCCCCGTGgacgaagagctgctgtCGGCCATGGTGCCTCACTGTCGCGTGATTGCTTCCCTATGGGCGGGATACAATGAGTTTGACGTGTCGTGGATGACGAGCCAGGGGATATGGTTTTGTAATACCGTTGATGCGGTGGCGGAGGCTACGGCCGATATGACGATTTGGTTCATTCTGTCTGTGGTGAGGAATACTTCTGTGGCGGAGAGGCATGTGAGGGCGGGGGGTTGGTATGGAGGCAGTATGTCGACGAGAGATCCTACGGGCATGACGCTGGGTATTGTGGGCATGGGGAGCATTGGCAAGTATctggcgaagaaggcaaaagTGTTCAACATGAAGATTAAGTATTACAACCGCAAGAGGCTCAGCAAGGAAGTCGAAGAGGCATATCAGGTGGAATACTGTTCCTCGCTGGAGGACCTGCTGTCACAGGCAGACGTCGTGTCTATACACTGCCCCCTCTCAGAAGCAACCCGAAACCTCATCTCCCACGAGCAATTCAAACTCATGAAGGACGGCGCATTCCTCATTAACACGGCGCGCGGGCCCATCGTCGACGAAGAAGCGCTGATTGCAGCGCTGGAGAGCGGCAAAGTGGCGAGGGCGGGACTGGACGTGTTTAGCGACGAGCCGAATGTGCGTGAATACTTCAGGACGAGCGATAAAGTGGTGTTGCAGCCGCATATGGGGGGCGCGACGGAGGAGGCGCTGTGGAGGGCGGAGAGGGAGAGCTTTGAGAATGTGCtgaggtggaggagggaggggaaGCCGGTGTCGCCGGTGAATGAGGTTTAG
- a CDS encoding uncharacterized protein (EggNog:ENOG41) → MDGISNPRNVVDAIKLSISTASVLHHYVSDVKNAKSDMKDLSGEIKVHLSILEKARDLLESQSGRLQVSQELRPALDANYSELESIKFQLDKELGDSSSVRKRISNRLRWSSQKHKIAYDIEKLRKTREDIGSALSIDNVNAIMDIHSIQSDEILSKLPVVQGASFDSHANEHETRCHPLTRVKILGEIEKWAQEPEGRRIYWLCGMAGTGKSTICRTVAHHLTSLNIVTASFFFKKGDNDRDKSSALFTTIVKQLVEHLPKEMASHVKKALQDNPSIGDKMLSKQFEKLILEPLQSCRTLPPVIVVVLDALDECEDQASAAKIIELLPSIENLSSTCFKVLVASRPECHLRTSFAKLECKYHEFLHYEALHEVADEEIRKDIAVFLESQLGQIRDNHNLTNLPLSADWPSESLVKALVNISVPLFILAATACRFIGDKDLGAPKKLAQEFLQHHRRLGKMNHLARTYLPILEQLLVNRNGAVPESRSKGEKEQIIEEFRRVVGTIVLLEAPLSITSLSELLQMDPGDVNFRLSGLNSVLNIPKDSDSPVKLFYLSFRDFLVGSGDQDQIHDFLVDERETHANLARQCIALLSRDDNLKQDICELNHPGKLRSNIDQGAIDNHLPPHVRYACLHWVFHLKESRGHIRVGDETHRFLAKHLIHWLEALSLLGCIAESRAMVDSLAAMVDENNEAFGLLRDTKRFIGAYQYIMDVAPLQIYSSALIFAPKRCEFRRCFEEEAVPKRIKHQPTVPMDWDLCIQTLEGHRENINQAVLSPDSSLIASRGWDKVLIWRSHTGTCIHEIDTYAIEIAFSRDSKLFYLVLSDFTVETWETDTWTRKTVMKVDSTADGEYDNELGFVAAISHDCKLVAVAFSTRIEIRSILPPDDFVKSIETDLYNLEHIYFSPDSAYIAASSHTLWNPFTSIWPVRGGKATEMQDCSTAAFSPDSSLIALALNNDIEIRRVGKGSLGFHRKFSLGINWLWVKNLAFSHDAALLAISFRAKFGIWSTDTGKCI, encoded by the exons ATGGACGGAATTTCTAATCCACGAAacgttgttgatgccatAAAACTCTCCATCAGCACAGCCTCTGTTTTGCATCATTATGTCAGCGATGTCAAGAACGCCAAGTCGGATATGAAAGACCTCAGCGGGGAAATCAAAGTCCACCTTTCTATTTTGGAAAAAGCCAGGGATCTTCTGGAAAGCCAAAGCGGCCGTCTACAAGTATCCCAAGAACTACGACCCGCTCTCGACGCAAACTATTCTGAGCTCGAGAGTATTAAATTTCAGCTAGACAAGGAACTAGGAGACAGTTCCAGCGTCCGGAAGCGAATATCGAACAGGTTACGATGGTCATCTCAGAAGCACAAGATTGCATATGACATTGAAAAGCTGCGGAAAACCCGAGAGGATATCGGGAGCGCTCTCAGTATTGATAACGT CAATGCAATCATGGATATCCACTCTATCCAATCCGACGAGATTCTCTCCAAGCTCCCAGTGGTCCAAGGTGCATCTTTCGATTCCCATGCCAATGAACACGAGACCCGATGTCATCCTCTCACTCGCGTCAAGATTCTGGGGGAGATTGAAAAATGGGCCCAGGAACCGGAAGGACGACGAATATATTGGCTTTGCGGTATGGCAGGCACCGGCAAATCTACAATTTGCAGAACCGTTGCCCATCATCTGACAAGTTTGAACATTGTAACCGccagtttcttcttcaagaaggGTGACAACGATCGAGACAAGTCAAGCGCTCTTTTCACCACCATTGTGAAACAGCTTGTCGAGCATTTGCCAAAAGAAATGGCGTCGCATGTCAAGAAAGCCTTACAGGATAATCCAAGCATAGGCGATAAAATGCTAAGCAAACAATTCGAAAAGCTCATATTGGAGCCATTGCAAAGCTGCAGAACTCTGCCACCAGTCATAGTTGTCGTACTGGACGCCCTCGACGAGTGCGAAGATCAGGCTAGTGCTGCAAAAATCATTGAACTTCTACCGAGCATCGAAAATCTATCTTCTACTTGCTTCAAAGTCTTGGTTGCCAGCAGGCCAGAGTGTCATCTCAGAACATCGTTTGCCAAGCTGGAATGCAAATATCATGAATTTCTTCATTATGAGGCACTTCATGAAGTTGCGGATGAGGAGATCCGAAAGGACATTGCTGTCTTCTTGGAGTCCCAACTAGGGCAGATCAGAGACAATCACAACCTTACCAACTTACCACTATCCGCAGATTGGCCGTCAGAATCCCTTGTTAAAGCTCTTGTCAACATCTCGGTGCCTCTATTCATTTTGGCGGCAACTGCGTGCCGATTTATTGGTGATAAAGATCTCGGCGCCCCTAAGAAGTTGGCCCAGGAATTTCTGCAACATCATCGGCGGCTTGGTAAAATGAATCATCTTGCTAGGACATACCTTCCCATTCTAGAGCAATTGCTTGTTAATCGCAATGGAGCCGTGCCAGAAAGTCGCtcaaaaggagagaaagaacaAATTATTGAAGAATTTCGCCGAGTTGTTGGTACAATTGTGCTTCTTGAAGCGCCTTTATCAATCACATCACTCTCAGAATTACTTCAAATGGACCCAGGGGATGTCAATTTCCGGCTCTCGGGTTTGAACTCTGTTCTGAATATCCCCAAAGACTCTGACAGCCCGGTCAAGCTATTTTATCTGTCGTTTCGCGATTTCCTGGTTGGGTCCGGTGATCAAGATCAGATTCATGATTTCTTGGTAGATGAGCGAGAAACACATGCCAACCTAGCTCGCCAGTGTATTGCATTGCTTTCGAGGGATGACAATCTCAAACAAGACATCTGTGAACTTAATCACCCGGGGAAACTAAGGTCCAACATTGACCAGGGCGCAATCGACAATCACTTACCTCCACATGTTCGGTACGCATGTCTGCACTGGGTCTTCCACTTAAAAGAGAGCCGGGGCCACATACGCGTTGGTGATGAAACCCATCGCTTTCTGGCCAAGCACCTGATTCACTGGCTTGAGGCACTCAGTCTACTGGGCTGCATTGCTGAGAGCAGAGCTATGGTGGATAGTCTCGCAGCCATGGTTGAT GAAAACAATGAAGCATTCGGTCTCCTGCGCGATACCAAACGATTCATAGGTGCTTATCAATATATTATGGACGTAGCGCCACTGCAGATATACTCTTCCGCCCTGATTTTTGCGCCGAAAAGGTGCGAGTTTCGACGATGCTTCGAAGAGGAGGCAGTTCCCAAGCGGATAAAACATCAACCTACTGTCCCGATGGACTGGGATTTGTGCATCCAGACCTTAGAAGGCCACAGAGAAAACATAAATCAAGCCGTCTTATCACCAGACTCGTCGCTCATCGCGTCGCGCGGTTGGGATAAAGTTTTAATCTGGCGAAGCCACACTGGAACTTGTATTCATGAAATTGACACCTATGCTATTGAAATTGCGTTCTCACGCGACTCCAAACTATTTTATTTGGTCTTGTCAGACTTCACAGTTGAAACGTGGGAGACGGATACGTGGACCCGCAAGACAGTCATGAAAGTGGACAGCACGGCAGATGGTGAATATGACAATGAACTTGGATTTGTGGCGGCCATTTCTCACGACTGCAAACTCGTCGCAGTAGCCTTTAGCACGAGAATCGAAATCCGGTCAATTCTACCCCCTGACGACTTCGTAAAGAGCATCGAGACCGATTTATACAACTTGGAACATATTTACTTTTCCCCAGATTCCGCTTACATtgctgcatcttctcataCACTCTGGAACCCGTTTACAAGTATTTGGCCGGTCCGTGGCGGAAAAGCGACCGAAATGCAGGACTGTTCGACTGCAGCATTTTCACCCGACTCCTCCCTGATAGCTTTAGCGTTAAATAACGACATAGAAATCCGTCGCGTTGGCAAGGGGTCTTTGGGATTTCATCGAAAATTTTCCTTGGGTATTAATTGGCTCTGGGTGAAGAATCTCGCCTTCTCCCACGATGCAGCACTCCTGGCAATTTCGTTTAGAGCGAAATTCGGAATCTGGTCGACAGACACTGGCAAGTGCATATAG
- a CDS encoding uncharacterized protein (EggNog:ENOG41) — protein sequence MHPWRDSGSLMLDPVLYAPADIISSVAGSHETLLPEVAGLIGGHLQPNHPLLRFCKVMQLARYLSLAEPGDSVTYPLCEVLSWSRGTLPILAEGQAINRRMRLTIDSRGIKSIDMVSEKSEESAVIGSSRSSHAYIVGSVESLSGVGIEFQVSLFFYEFRIPANQALSSSSE from the coding sequence ATGCACCCGTGGCGGGACTCTGGGTCCTTGATGCTCGACCCTGTGCTCTACGCCCCGGCAGATATCATCAGCAGCGTTGCTGGCTCTCATGAGACTTTACTCCCAGAGGTGGCTGGTTTGATTGGTGGCCATCTGCAGCCAAATCACCCTCTGCTGCGATTCTGCAAAGTCATGCAGCTTGCGCGATATCTAAGCTTAGCTGAGCCTGGAGATTCCGTTACCTACCCGCTTTGTGAAGTTCTGTCGTGGTCTCGCGGCACTTTGCCCATCTTGGCTGAAGGCCAAGCCATCAATCGCAGGATGCGGCTTACCATTGATTCTCGTGGGATCAAGAGCATTGACATGGTCTCTGAAAAGTCAGAAGAAAGTGCTGTTATTGGCTCATCACGGTCTTCTCATGCATATATTGTAGGATCAGTGGAAAGCCTATCGGGCGTTGGTATAGAATTCCAGGtcagtcttttcttctacGAGTTCCGCATACCTGCTAACCAAGCTCTCTCATCCAGCTCGGAATGA